A single window of Fervidicoccus fontis Kam940 DNA harbors:
- a CDS encoding ParA family protein, giving the protein MRIDILRAKGGVGGSSISLSLSKYFAMIGKRVLLVDRDAISTASSYLGLSGLGLIQLIKKGEGYEKALAKVQFGRGSITALKLFSDGIPIEYERDDLIKNKERISEAYGKILENGSFDIVIVDTMAATTPLEVVTGWEYATFHQHSSEKSTYIMISDPSKASIEGSIRYFKVLKENGHISERIDAAVLNKVDFSRISQSEFLSTLLEFMDSMGSEIGVAIPYYPIYQVEQVDFEKIGVPTQVMELGNYLIRKPRGREIIFPSPLDPIKRIVFSSSSALIKADYNGAQEVIRAASRVLRESYSNSKGFLFTSLSIYPFIGITVFKSVYSYLSERTKLKSLDDGIRLAKKLAGEITEEMRKQSFEKGLIFFFPSEDIEPSSDCCDRSLLSKTFWNELLTQLMSNFENISIAVICDPQKANCLAVEGHVDLVVKARAEDGEIRYILEYSRVPWTL; this is encoded by the coding sequence ATGAGAATCGATATCTTGAGGGCGAAGGGAGGGGTTGGAGGATCTTCGATAAGCCTTTCGCTCTCAAAGTACTTCGCAATGATCGGGAAGAGGGTCCTCCTCGTCGATAGAGATGCTATAAGCACGGCTTCATCGTATTTGGGGCTGAGCGGGCTAGGATTGATACAACTCATCAAGAAGGGGGAAGGATACGAGAAGGCTTTGGCAAAAGTTCAATTTGGAAGGGGGAGCATAACTGCTCTCAAGTTATTCAGCGACGGAATACCTATAGAGTATGAGAGGGACGACCTTATTAAAAACAAGGAGAGGATCTCTGAAGCCTACGGGAAGATACTTGAAAATGGGAGCTTTGATATTGTCATTGTAGATACAATGGCGGCGACAACTCCTCTGGAGGTTGTGACGGGGTGGGAATATGCTACTTTTCATCAGCATTCCAGCGAGAAAAGCACTTATATAATGATTAGCGATCCATCGAAGGCATCGATTGAAGGTTCCATTAGGTACTTCAAAGTGCTGAAGGAGAATGGGCATATAAGTGAAAGGATCGATGCGGCTGTTCTTAACAAGGTGGACTTCTCAAGGATCAGCCAAAGCGAATTTCTCTCAACGCTTCTCGAATTCATGGACTCCATGGGATCCGAGATAGGAGTTGCAATACCCTACTATCCTATCTACCAAGTTGAGCAGGTTGACTTCGAGAAGATAGGCGTTCCCACGCAGGTTATGGAATTGGGGAACTACCTCATCAGGAAGCCGAGGGGGAGAGAGATCATATTCCCCTCTCCCCTCGACCCTATAAAGAGGATCGTGTTCTCAAGCTCCTCAGCTTTAATAAAAGCGGATTATAATGGAGCTCAAGAAGTAATAAGAGCTGCATCGAGGGTCCTTAGGGAGAGCTACTCGAACTCGAAAGGATTTCTGTTCACATCCCTCAGCATATATCCATTCATTGGAATCACGGTTTTCAAATCTGTATATTCATACCTTTCTGAGAGGACAAAGCTCAAGAGCCTCGACGATGGGATAAGATTGGCCAAGAAGCTTGCTGGAGAGATAACGGAGGAGATGAGGAAGCAGAGCTTCGAGAAGGGCTTAATTTTCTTCTTCCCATCCGAAGACATAGAGCCGTCAAGCGACTGTTGCGACAGATCTCTGCTCTCAAAGACATTTTGGAACGAGCTATTAACGCAACTGATGAGCAACTTTGAGAACATCTCTATCGCTGTAATATGCGATCCGCAAAAAGCTAATTGCCTGGCGGTAGAGGGGCACGTCGACCTCGTTGTTAAGGCTAGAGCTGAGGATGGAGAGATCAGGTATATCTTAGAGTACAGCAGGGTTCCGTGGACCTTATGA
- a CDS encoding FtsX-like permease family protein has product MPYLSIKAISSAWRGVEIFIIASIALSISFPFASLYDSMSSIFSLYQAQQYSYQMPFGAKLGEGYYLSVICSGGGNEGILLPDYMREEFPVNSTVEINGDGYRVLGYTGSNSSLAVLYSRSCNSFSQQLSPMQVLLNSALKEAFGISILWISFSLILSSLTTALLMLKNRERAEGEIKALISMGIRRRHFLLSSILYSLILSLLSSFMALSIGIFSMKLVAYASSSLFNLSILQPYITLDHALSLLSVSALSVFVPSFSISWAEFRMCMKNATEQGGGGE; this is encoded by the coding sequence ATGCCCTACCTCTCGATTAAAGCTATCTCATCCGCATGGAGGGGCGTGGAGATATTCATAATTGCATCCATCGCGCTATCTATATCTTTTCCCTTCGCATCTCTATACGACTCGATGAGCTCCATATTCTCCCTCTACCAAGCACAGCAGTACAGCTACCAGATGCCGTTTGGAGCAAAACTTGGAGAAGGGTATTACCTCTCTGTAATATGCTCAGGGGGAGGAAATGAGGGGATCTTGCTTCCCGATTACATGAGGGAGGAATTTCCAGTAAACTCTACGGTGGAAATAAATGGAGATGGGTACAGAGTTTTGGGATATACCGGCTCAAACTCCTCCCTCGCGGTCCTCTATTCGAGATCCTGCAACTCCTTCTCCCAGCAATTATCCCCCATGCAGGTTCTGCTAAACTCAGCTCTTAAGGAAGCATTTGGAATAAGCATTTTGTGGATCTCCTTCTCCCTTATCCTCTCATCACTGACAACAGCCCTCCTCATGCTTAAGAACAGAGAGAGGGCGGAGGGTGAAATTAAAGCCCTCATTTCTATGGGCATAAGGAGGAGGCACTTTCTCCTGTCCTCGATCCTCTATTCTCTGATCCTCTCACTTCTCTCCTCGTTCATGGCTCTTTCCATAGGAATATTTTCCATGAAGCTTGTAGCCTATGCTTCTTCATCACTCTTCAACCTCTCAATACTCCAGCCATATATAACGCTCGATCATGCGCTATCTCTCCTTTCTGTAAGCGCCCTCTCCGTCTTTGTTCCATCTTTCTCTATTTCATGGGCTGAGTTCAGAATGTGCATGAAAAATGCTACAGAACAGGGCGGTGGGGGAGAGTGA
- a CDS encoding ABC transporter ATP-binding protein, with protein MLRLKEIEAWYGDRIVLNGVSLSADEGELMRIRGRSGSGKSTLLRIMSLLQKPNVGEVEVLGKSAWSISEGEREELRGKISYIPQFLELIENLTVLENVQLALEVRGIENGEDRAREALEVLGIRGFEERLPRELSGGQRQRVAIARALVSSPKILIADEPTSFLDDIASSSFYRLLEELSSSFKMGIIVSTTELNLPKRSGWREMILEKGSLREL; from the coding sequence GTGTTGAGGCTTAAAGAAATTGAAGCCTGGTACGGGGACAGGATCGTGCTGAACGGAGTCAGCTTGAGCGCTGATGAGGGGGAGCTCATGAGGATTAGGGGAAGGAGCGGATCTGGGAAGAGCACGCTGCTCAGGATAATGTCTCTGCTCCAGAAGCCAAATGTGGGTGAGGTTGAAGTTCTTGGGAAGAGCGCGTGGAGCATCAGCGAGGGCGAGAGGGAGGAGCTGAGGGGAAAGATCTCGTACATCCCTCAGTTCCTGGAGCTCATAGAGAACTTGACTGTGCTAGAGAACGTACAGCTCGCGCTTGAAGTTAGAGGAATAGAAAACGGAGAGGATAGAGCGAGGGAAGCTTTAGAAGTTCTAGGAATAAGAGGATTTGAAGAGAGGCTTCCGAGAGAGCTCTCAGGGGGACAGAGGCAGAGGGTCGCGATAGCTAGAGCTCTAGTTTCAAGCCCAAAGATTTTGATCGCGGATGAGCCTACGAGCTTTTTAGATGATATAGCTTCATCCTCATTCTACAGACTGCTCGAAGAGCTTTCCTCATCTTTTAAAATGGGAATAATCGTGTCAACAACTGAGCTGAATCTTCCCAAAAGAAGCGGGTGGAGGGAGATGATCCTGGAGAAGGGATCTCTGAGGGAGTTGTGA
- a CDS encoding AIR synthase family protein, whose amino-acid sequence MVIKLPHEVMMKYVLNRVGREDPQVIMGPKIGEDASIIDLGDGRVLVSHVDPIVGAIESIGWLSVNIVSNDIAVRGVEPRWLLSDILLPESSSIDLLDRITSQIDEAAKEVGVMIVGGHTVFAPKLTRPIVSMTAIGIGEREKIVTTSGAREGDEIVMTKTAGIEGTAILVTDFKDVLLKKGIKEEVLERGREFLKMVSVVKEALALSRRGLANSMHDATNGGVLEGVAEMAYASRKTIELFEDRIPVAEETASMSKALGIDPLKLISSGVLIASVPSGRGREAVELLRSIGIKGSVVGRVKEFSGDYLLLHRKNGGIERIGDIYIEDELDNLWESYRKEVSKSDL is encoded by the coding sequence ATGGTGATAAAGCTCCCTCACGAAGTTATGATGAAGTATGTTCTGAATAGAGTTGGAAGGGAAGATCCCCAGGTTATAATGGGTCCGAAAATAGGAGAGGACGCTTCTATAATCGATTTGGGAGATGGGAGGGTCCTAGTCTCCCACGTCGATCCAATAGTAGGCGCAATCGAATCGATAGGTTGGCTCTCTGTGAACATAGTAAGCAACGACATAGCGGTTAGGGGAGTTGAGCCGAGGTGGCTTCTCTCGGACATCCTCCTTCCCGAGAGTTCGAGCATTGATCTTCTGGACAGGATAACTTCCCAGATAGATGAAGCCGCAAAGGAAGTAGGAGTGATGATCGTAGGAGGGCACACAGTATTCGCTCCTAAGCTGACGAGGCCCATAGTATCTATGACGGCTATTGGAATAGGGGAGAGGGAAAAGATCGTAACGACCTCTGGTGCTAGAGAGGGAGATGAAATTGTTATGACGAAAACTGCAGGCATTGAGGGGACAGCGATTCTCGTCACGGACTTCAAGGATGTCCTTCTGAAGAAAGGTATAAAGGAAGAAGTTCTGGAAAGGGGAAGAGAATTCCTGAAGATGGTGAGCGTTGTCAAGGAAGCCCTAGCGCTCTCGAGGAGAGGATTAGCTAACTCGATGCACGATGCAACGAACGGAGGGGTTCTCGAGGGAGTAGCGGAGATGGCTTATGCCTCTAGGAAAACCATTGAGCTCTTCGAGGATAGAATCCCAGTTGCTGAGGAGACCGCTTCAATGTCAAAAGCCTTGGGAATAGATCCCCTAAAGCTCATAAGCTCGGGAGTCCTCATTGCTTCCGTACCTAGCGGAAGGGGGAGAGAGGCTGTTGAGCTCCTGAGATCAATTGGAATAAAAGGTTCTGTGGTAGGGAGAGTAAAGGAGTTCTCAGGAGATTATCTTCTGCTGCACAGAAAAAATGGAGGAATTGAGAGGATCGGGGATATATACATTGAGGACGAGCTCGATAATCTTTGGGAATCCTACAGAAAGGAGGTTTCGAAGAGCGATCTCTAG
- a CDS encoding NAD-dependent epimerase/dehydratase family protein, with amino-acid sequence MNSRILVTGGAGFIGSHLVDRLIERGEEVLVIDDLSSGKTENLERWFGEKKFKFIKADLSEPGKWIDELKGIEAVFHFAANPEVRVSTTNPEVHYRANVQATFNVLEASRANGAEIFIYASSSTVYGEARVIPTPEDYEPKEPISIYGASKLMGEVLVSTYSRIYGVKSAMLRFANVVGKRSNHGVIFDFIAKLKRDPERLEILGDGKQRKSYIYIDDAIEATLKVMEHMESSQEMSEAFNVGSLDAIGVDDIAYIIEEEMGLGKVEHVFKSATHDGRGWIGDVKVMQLDVSKIMGKTNWKPKMNSREAVRKATKDLLERMEL; translated from the coding sequence ATGAATTCTAGGATTTTGGTTACAGGAGGAGCGGGCTTCATAGGAAGCCATCTCGTTGATAGGCTAATAGAGAGAGGAGAGGAAGTCTTAGTAATAGACGACCTGAGCAGCGGGAAGACAGAGAACTTAGAGAGATGGTTTGGGGAGAAGAAATTCAAGTTCATCAAAGCAGATCTCTCCGAGCCTGGAAAATGGATAGACGAGCTGAAAGGCATAGAGGCCGTTTTCCACTTCGCAGCGAACCCAGAGGTCAGGGTCAGCACAACAAACCCAGAAGTGCACTACAGAGCAAACGTACAAGCTACCTTCAACGTCCTGGAGGCTTCCAGAGCTAATGGAGCCGAGATCTTCATCTATGCTTCCTCTAGTACCGTTTATGGAGAAGCTAGGGTAATCCCAACTCCAGAGGATTATGAGCCCAAGGAGCCGATCTCGATCTATGGAGCTTCTAAGCTGATGGGAGAGGTGCTTGTATCAACATATTCTAGGATTTATGGAGTGAAGAGCGCGATGCTCAGGTTCGCGAATGTTGTTGGGAAGAGGAGCAACCACGGAGTGATATTTGACTTCATAGCGAAGCTGAAGAGGGATCCAGAGAGGCTCGAAATCCTTGGAGATGGAAAGCAGAGGAAAAGCTACATCTATATAGACGATGCTATTGAAGCTACACTGAAAGTTATGGAGCACATGGAAAGCTCGCAGGAAATGAGCGAGGCATTCAATGTGGGGTCCCTCGATGCAATCGGAGTCGACGATATCGCATACATAATCGAGGAGGAAATGGGCTTGGGGAAGGTGGAACACGTCTTCAAGAGCGCAACTCATGATGGGAGAGGTTGGATAGGAGACGTCAAGGTCATGCAGCTAGACGTTTCAAAGATAATGGGGAAAACCAATTGGAAGCCGAAGATGAATTCCAGGGAAGCTGTGAGGAAGGCTACGAAGGATCTTCTCGAGAGAATGGAGCTCTAG
- a CDS encoding glycosyltransferase, whose amino-acid sequence MLEYIGLGLALIHFGTPLSYYVYMKKKYFGKPWDMKREEGFKPKITVIVPTYNEAKLIEKKLDDIYAQEYPRDRLEVILIDSASSDGTLEIAEKWKEEHGEINLKIIGEDSRRGKAHSLNEALKHSTGEIVVITDADSFWGTRDSLGRAAEWFSDPSVGAVSCLKDPEGSEAPSIELGYRGYYNVLRVAESKAYSTPIFHGELASFRKDLLEEVGEFPVDIGSDDSHTATKIAAMGYRAIIPEDVLCKELVPKRGYNSWRIRRAQHLVQHFMKAMKLKVKAPKNFDRILKVEEYLHLMNPWILLGGAVLLSASAIMGSLISLIFLALGIALLMYKPYRTWISMQLYLVIAAIKNLWSREIVWEKQEK is encoded by the coding sequence ATGCTGGAATATATAGGACTAGGATTGGCCTTAATCCACTTCGGGACGCCCCTCTCCTATTATGTTTATATGAAGAAGAAGTATTTCGGAAAGCCCTGGGACATGAAGAGGGAGGAGGGCTTTAAGCCCAAGATCACTGTAATTGTTCCGACATACAACGAAGCGAAACTCATAGAGAAGAAGCTCGATGACATCTACGCCCAAGAGTATCCTAGAGATAGGCTGGAGGTTATCCTCATAGACTCCGCATCCTCCGATGGCACCTTGGAGATAGCTGAGAAGTGGAAGGAAGAGCATGGGGAAATAAACCTGAAGATAATTGGGGAAGATTCTAGAAGAGGGAAGGCTCATTCTCTCAATGAGGCTCTCAAGCACTCTACAGGAGAAATAGTCGTAATCACGGATGCAGATTCTTTCTGGGGAACGAGGGATTCTCTGGGAAGAGCTGCCGAGTGGTTCTCCGATCCTTCAGTTGGAGCGGTTTCATGCTTGAAGGATCCAGAGGGATCGGAAGCTCCAAGCATAGAACTGGGCTACAGGGGGTACTACAATGTCCTAAGGGTAGCCGAGAGCAAAGCCTACTCCACTCCAATATTCCATGGAGAGCTCGCATCCTTCAGAAAAGACCTTTTGGAGGAGGTTGGAGAGTTTCCAGTAGATATAGGCTCAGATGACAGCCACACGGCGACGAAAATAGCAGCAATGGGATACAGAGCCATAATACCTGAGGATGTTCTGTGTAAAGAATTGGTGCCCAAGAGAGGTTACAATTCCTGGAGGATAAGGAGGGCTCAGCACCTTGTGCAGCACTTCATGAAAGCGATGAAGCTAAAAGTGAAGGCTCCTAAGAATTTCGATAGAATATTGAAGGTGGAGGAATACCTTCACTTGATGAATCCATGGATACTCTTGGGTGGAGCAGTTCTGCTTTCAGCATCGGCCATAATGGGCTCTCTCATTTCCTTGATATTCTTAGCTTTAGGCATAGCTCTGCTCATGTACAAGCCATACAGGACTTGGATATCGATGCAACTTTACCTAGTAATTGCAGCAATTAAGAATCTCTGGAGCAGGGAAATTGTCTGGGAGAAGCAGGAAAAGTAG
- a CDS encoding glycosyltransferase family 4 protein, giving the protein MRILFVSPSYYPHIGGVEYVVKSIAERLARMGHDVIILAGKPDSEKPYEEVVNEVNVIRWPVWSPSGAYHIPKMHSKLDKQLRDVLNYLDVVHVHSAHSIFSVYTGLAVKKLKPDIRLVFTPHYHGGGHSFTRNALWFLWRRRMSKLVEISSMVHAVSKPEASRILNHYPKANEKLVVIPNGIEEDVLEYKWIGKDSDYMIYAGRIEKYKNLEKAIEVARQLGLKLLLIGNGPYKKRLEAKAERTYPNAVAFKNFLPRAQYLDLLSKARYVINPSEREAFSIFIAEALAMGVPAIISRNIAENLDVNGSEMVEGLVVVEKGLVETWNNVLRKYLSIY; this is encoded by the coding sequence TTGAGAATATTATTCGTGTCACCCAGCTATTATCCACATATAGGTGGTGTAGAGTACGTAGTCAAGAGCATAGCTGAAAGATTAGCTAGGATGGGTCATGACGTTATTATACTAGCGGGAAAGCCTGATTCTGAGAAACCTTATGAGGAGGTTGTTAATGAAGTCAACGTTATTAGATGGCCTGTCTGGAGCCCAAGCGGAGCGTATCATATACCTAAAATGCATAGCAAATTGGATAAACAGCTGAGAGATGTGCTCAATTATCTTGATGTCGTTCATGTTCACAGTGCACATAGCATTTTCTCCGTCTATACAGGTTTAGCCGTGAAAAAGCTAAAACCTGATATCAGACTAGTCTTTACTCCCCACTATCATGGGGGCGGTCATTCTTTTACTAGGAACGCTTTATGGTTTTTGTGGAGAAGGCGTATGTCTAAGCTTGTGGAGATATCAAGTATGGTTCACGCAGTCAGTAAACCTGAAGCTTCTAGAATACTAAATCATTACCCTAAGGCGAATGAAAAGCTGGTCGTGATACCAAACGGTATTGAAGAAGATGTATTGGAATATAAATGGATTGGGAAAGATAGCGATTATATGATTTATGCAGGGAGGATAGAAAAGTACAAAAATCTGGAGAAAGCGATAGAAGTGGCTAGGCAGCTGGGATTAAAACTCCTACTCATCGGCAATGGTCCCTATAAGAAGAGGCTCGAGGCTAAAGCAGAAAGAACTTACCCAAATGCGGTAGCTTTTAAAAATTTCTTACCAAGAGCCCAATATTTGGATTTACTTTCGAAAGCTAGATATGTCATAAACCCCAGTGAAAGAGAAGCTTTCAGTATATTCATAGCAGAAGCTCTAGCAATGGGAGTACCAGCTATTATTTCGAGAAATATAGCAGAAAACCTAGATGTTAACGGTAGTGAAATGGTTGAAGGTTTAGTCGTTGTGGAAAAAGGTTTAGTAGAAACATGGAACAACGTTTTAAGAAAATATCTAAGTATTTATTGA
- a CDS encoding glycosyltransferase family 4 protein, producing MDIGAIYFTILATREELNLRAVIVGPGDQRLYRELADKLGISNKVLFTGFVDEDTKIGAIDASIALTLPSLSNYVEAYSLAITEAWAREKPVIASATGEIPYRVKHMINGLVVPPRDPKALAEAIKILIQDRGLGEKLGEIGKSGVITWSNVVDMLLKIYGEVFNASKG from the coding sequence ATGGACATTGGGGCGATATACTTCACAATATTAGCTACCAGGGAAGAACTTAACTTAAGAGCAGTTATCGTTGGACCAGGTGACCAAAGGCTGTATAGGGAACTAGCCGATAAGCTCGGCATTAGCAATAAAGTCTTATTCACAGGATTCGTTGATGAAGATACTAAGATTGGGGCCATTGACGCATCAATAGCCCTAACCCTACCCAGTTTAAGTAACTATGTAGAAGCATATTCACTGGCAATAACGGAGGCATGGGCCAGGGAAAAACCAGTAATAGCCTCAGCTACAGGCGAAATACCATACAGGGTAAAGCACATGATTAATGGACTCGTGGTACCACCCAGAGACCCTAAAGCCCTAGCCGAAGCAATAAAAATACTTATTCAAGATAGGGGGCTAGGTGAAAAACTTGGTGAGATCGGAAAGAGCGGAGTGATTACTTGGAGCAATGTGGTGGATATGCTATTGAAAATATATGGTGAAGTATTTAATGCATCCAAGGGTTAA
- a CDS encoding class I SAM-dependent methyltransferase, whose amino-acid sequence MHPRVKDSVDLLNMYGGRIDSIIELGFGDGSILSEVAKHVRVRALYGCDINYEALNKASEKGIITVKADLNTDKLSFPDNYFDAVIMEEVIEHLVNPDNALEEAYRILKPDGIFILTTPNLAWWVNRFILLLGSSLIGAK is encoded by the coding sequence ATGCATCCAAGGGTTAAAGACTCTGTGGATCTGTTAAACATGTATGGGGGAAGGATAGATAGCATCATTGAACTTGGATTTGGTGATGGGTCAATTTTATCTGAAGTTGCTAAGCATGTTAGAGTTAGGGCATTGTATGGATGCGATATCAATTATGAGGCTCTTAATAAAGCCAGTGAAAAAGGGATAATTACCGTTAAGGCTGATCTCAATACTGATAAGCTTTCCTTTCCAGACAATTACTTTGACGCAGTCATAATGGAGGAGGTAATAGAGCACCTAGTTAATCCAGACAATGCATTAGAGGAAGCATACAGGATACTTAAGCCAGACGGTATATTCATATTGACAACACCTAACCTGGCCTGGTGGGTTAATAGGTTCATCCTCCTATTAGGGTCCAGCCTTATTGGAGCGAAGTGA
- a CDS encoding glycosyltransferase family 4 protein, producing MKIALIRREYITHIDGVNRFIAWLGEAFRKLGHDVVVISWGFYNVDRDELSKWIKDIHALDEEIEVMTLMDKPTHGDPWSRITFDWLIKGAKLLKKEEVDIAIVNGVIPLSSRPKIAIAHGPISISKIQHMVIKALYATYDMVICVSSKSRQEYASIVNCEAIIPLPMKLSLYNPLDYRQRSNTIVHIGTRSVKNPEISIKTIDILRRKGYDVNLAVIGPYSKQVEELAKGDNSIELHFNAEEREKMRILCGAKALILPSSNETFSFTAMEAMACGTPVVVSDAVPEEVVIDGYNGVRVRSLNPKDYAAVLERLLVDKELWIRLSTNGIEFVKQFDYINIAKRYIEISERLIKEG from the coding sequence ATGAAGATTGCATTAATACGCCGTGAATACATAACGCACATTGACGGTGTCAACAGGTTTATAGCCTGGCTTGGGGAGGCGTTCAGGAAGCTTGGCCATGATGTTGTAGTGATTAGCTGGGGCTTCTATAACGTTGATAGGGATGAATTAAGTAAGTGGATTAAGGATATACATGCATTAGATGAGGAGATAGAGGTAATGACACTAATGGATAAGCCAACACATGGGGATCCTTGGAGTAGAATAACATTCGACTGGTTAATTAAAGGAGCTAAGCTTCTCAAGAAAGAGGAGGTAGATATTGCTATAGTTAATGGTGTTATTCCTTTAAGCTCTAGACCAAAGATTGCGATTGCTCATGGACCTATTTCTATTTCAAAAATTCAACACATGGTAATCAAGGCACTTTATGCAACCTATGACATGGTAATCTGCGTTTCTAGCAAGAGTAGACAAGAGTATGCTAGTATAGTTAACTGTGAAGCTATAATACCATTACCAATGAAGCTAAGTCTCTATAATCCATTAGATTATCGGCAGCGGAGCAATACTATAGTACACATAGGCACTAGATCCGTGAAGAATCCTGAAATTAGCATAAAAACTATTGATATACTTAGAAGGAAGGGATATGACGTTAACTTAGCCGTAATAGGACCATATTCAAAGCAGGTAGAGGAACTAGCCAAGGGTGATAACTCCATTGAATTGCACTTTAATGCTGAGGAGAGGGAGAAGATGAGGATTTTATGCGGTGCTAAGGCACTAATATTACCATCAAGCAATGAAACATTCTCATTCACAGCCATGGAAGCCATGGCCTGTGGTACGCCTGTAGTGGTTTCAGATGCAGTACCTGAGGAGGTCGTTATAGATGGATACAATGGGGTGAGGGTGAGGAGCCTTAACCCTAAGGACTACGCCGCGGTACTTGAAAGATTGCTGGTCGATAAAGAGCTGTGGATTAGATTATCAACAAATGGCATTGAATTCGTTAAGCAATTTGACTACATCAACATAGCTAAGAGGTATATTGAAATCTCTGAAAGGCTAATTAAGGAAGGTTAA
- a CDS encoding glycosyltransferase family 4 protein encodes MTNILIISEKWWPEGGGAELATYLITDMLSRHFKVTVITGSKLHKSLNGVRMFNTPLLISHSKHELWIKTTLLANESWFKKLIKNTDIVYIPGFSFPVISLAKRMGKKVIVHLHGYIPVSYTSLIPAPYEENKNSIWKFNIWLEHRRGLVNLLLAGLSSYIMPRIARTWLEQADKVLCVSNRHAKIISELAPKLKNKIAVIYNPPPKDSLMINTNEISKEHKPTIAYNISDIIKGYHIFLKVLLRSSDNTRFITFGSTIPANIKNKEKNILHYPRRLSHEEVIKIYMRSWAALSLSIVEETFGYAVLDAGLATAIPIAFKVGGISEIIEGTHAESFSVKPYDISSLLDKIEYISSMSPHQVMDIGIKIRSELLRKFDEKKIESSLIEIFNTILSE; translated from the coding sequence ATGACTAACATCCTTATAATTTCTGAAAAATGGTGGCCGGAGGGAGGTGGAGCTGAATTAGCAACATATCTTATAACTGATATGCTTTCAAGGCACTTTAAGGTAACTGTAATTACAGGTAGCAAGCTACATAAATCGCTAAATGGCGTAAGAATGTTCAATACACCATTACTCATATCACACAGCAAACACGAACTTTGGATCAAGACTACGTTACTAGCAAACGAATCATGGTTTAAAAAACTAATTAAGAATACGGATATTGTTTACATACCAGGTTTCTCTTTCCCAGTAATATCATTGGCAAAAAGAATGGGTAAAAAAGTTATTGTACATTTACATGGTTATATACCTGTAAGTTATACGTCATTAATTCCGGCACCATATGAAGAGAATAAAAACAGTATTTGGAAATTCAATATTTGGCTAGAGCATAGAAGAGGTCTGGTTAACCTATTATTAGCGGGATTATCATCGTATATAATGCCTAGAATAGCTCGAACCTGGTTAGAACAAGCAGATAAAGTATTATGTGTTTCCAACAGGCACGCAAAGATAATAAGTGAGTTAGCACCAAAGCTAAAGAATAAGATAGCAGTCATCTATAATCCGCCGCCAAAAGATTCACTGATGATTAACACTAATGAGATAAGTAAGGAACATAAGCCAACAATTGCGTACAATATCTCAGATATAATTAAGGGATATCATATATTTCTCAAGGTACTTTTAAGATCGTCAGATAACACAAGATTCATAACCTTCGGCTCTACCATTCCTGCAAATATAAAAAATAAGGAAAAAAACATCCTTCACTATCCGAGAAGACTTTCTCATGAGGAAGTTATTAAAATTTACATGAGGAGCTGGGCCGCATTATCTCTCTCGATCGTGGAAGAGACCTTTGGTTACGCTGTTCTTGACGCAGGATTAGCAACAGCAATACCCATAGCGTTTAAAGTTGGTGGCATAAGTGAGATTATTGAAGGAACTCATGCTGAATCCTTTTCCGTGAAACCATATGATATCTCCAGCTTACTGGATAAGATCGAGTATATCTCGTCCATGTCTCCTCACCAAGTCATGGATATTGGTATCAAGATAAGGAGTGAACTTCTTAGAAAATTTGATGAGAAGAAAATAGAGAGTTCTTTAATCGAGATATTTAATACGATCCTATCAGAATAG